The following coding sequences are from one Gossypium hirsutum isolate 1008001.06 chromosome A12, Gossypium_hirsutum_v2.1, whole genome shotgun sequence window:
- the LOC107886102 gene encoding protein NRT1/ PTR FAMILY 6.3 isoform X1 — protein sequence MSLPVTQGKTLPDAWDYRGKPTERSKSGGWTSAAMILGGEACERLTTLGIAVNLVTYLTETMHLGNATAANTVTNFLGTSFMLCLLGGFIADTFLGRYLTIAIFATVQATGVTILTISTIIPSLRPPKCTRDNATTCTPASGIQLIILYLALYLTALGTGGLKSSVSGFGSDQFDESDPEEKSQMTNFFNWFFFFINIGSLGSVTVLVYIQDNLGREWGYGICACAIVIGLVVFLSGTKRYRFKKLVGSPLTQIGAVFVVAWKKRHLDLPFDSSLLFEIDDAVEGLNNKKKKQKLPHSKQFRFLDRAAIKDPSVPEANKWNLATLTDVEEVKLVVRMLPIWATTIIFWTVYAQMTTFSVSQATTMDRHIGTFQIPPASLTVFFVGSILLTVPIYDKIIAPIARKVLKNPQGLTPLQRIGVGLVLSIIAMIAAALTEIKRLRSASSHGLTNDPSAQIPMSVFWLIPQFLLVGAGEAFTYIGQLDFFLRECPKGMKTMSTGLFLSTLSLGFFVSSVLVTIVHKVTGTKHPWLPDNLNQGRLYDFYWLLAILSCLNLVIYLVFARWYVYKDKRLADEGIELEEAEATFH from the exons ATGTCCCTCCCTGTAACACAAGGGAAAACCCTCCCTGATGCCTGGGACTACAGGGGCAAGCCGACCGAGCGGTCCAAGTCCGGTGGCTGGACCAGTGCAGCTATGATTCTAG GTGGCGAGGCATGTGAGAGGCTAACAACGTTAGGTATAGCTGTTAATTTGGTGACGTATTTAACTGAGACTATGCATTTAGGGAATGCTACCGCAGCCAACACAGTGACCAACTTCCTCGGCACCTCTTTCATGTTGTGTCTACTCGGTGGCTTCATCGCGGATACTTTTCTTGGCAG ATATCTCACCATCGCAATCTTCGCCACCGTTCAGGCAACT GGCGTCACCATATTGACCATCTCAACCATAATCCCAAGCCTAAGGCCTCCTAAATGTACCAGGGACAACGCAACAACTTGCACCCCAGCAAGCGGTATACAACTCATTATTCTCTACCTAGCTCTCTACCTGACCGCCCTTGGAACTGGGGGACTCAAATCAAGTGTCTCAGGGTTCGGGTCAGACCAGTTCGACGAGTCAGACCCTGAAGAGAAATCCCAGATGACAAACTTCTTCAATTGGTTctttttcttcataaacataGGCTCACTTGGTTCAGTCACCGTGCTGGTGTACATCCAAGACAATTTAGGACGTGAATGGGGCTACGGTATCTGTGCTTGTGCAATCGTGATAGGGTTGGTGGTGTTTCTATCGGGTACCAAGCGCTACCGTTTCAAGAAATTAGTGGGGAGCCCATTGACCCAAATTGGCGCAGTGTTTGTAGTTGCGTGGAAGAAGAGGCATTTGGATTTGCCATTTGATTCATCCCTGCTTTTCGAAATTGATGATGCAGTTGAAGGATTGAAtaacaagaagaagaagcaaaagtTGCCTCACAGTAAGCAGTTCCG TTTCTTGGATAGGGCAGCGATCAAGGACCCATCTGTGCCTGAGGCAAACAAGTGGAACTTAGCTACCTTAACAGATGTTGAAGAAGTGAAATTGGTGGTAAGGATGTTACCTATTTGGGCAACCACTATCATATTTTGGACCGTCTATGCCCAAATGACAACCTTTTCCGTGTCTCAAGCTACGACCATGGACCGTCACATTGGCACATTCCAGATCCCACCAGCGTCACTCACAGTTTTCTTCGTCGGCAGCATTCTTTTGACTGTCCCAATTTATGATAAAATCATTGCTCCGATTGCAAGGAAAGTGCTTAAAAACCCACAAGGGTTAACTCCTTTGCAAAGGATCGGGGTGGGTTTAGTATTATCCATTATAGCAATGATAGCTGCTGCACTAACGGAAATCAAGCGATTGAGGTCCGCAAGCTCACATGGACTTACAAATGATCCATCAGCTCAAATCCCAATGAGCGTGTTCTGGCTGATCCCCCAGTTTTTGCTAGTGGGGGCTGGGGAGGCCTTTACATACATAGGGCAGCTCGATTTTTTCTTGAGGGAATGTCCAAAAGGGATGAAAACAATGAGCACAGGTTTGTTTTTGAGTACTCTTTCATTAGGGTTTTTCGTTAGTTCTGTGCTAGTTACTATAGTTCACAAAGTGACTGGAACCAAGCATCCATGGCTACCAGACAATCTGAACCAAGGGAGGCTCTATGACTTCTACTGGCTTTTGGCAATCTTGAGTTGTTTGAACTTGGTAATTTACTTGGTGTTTGCTAGGTGGTATGTGTACAAGGACAAGAGACTTGCGGATGAAGGGATTGAATTAGAAGAAGCAGAAGCTACCTTCCATTAA
- the LOC107886102 gene encoding protein NRT1/ PTR FAMILY 6.3 isoform X2 — protein sequence MSLPVTQGKTLPDAWDYRGKPTERSKSGGWTSAAMILGGEACERLTTLGIAVNLVTYLTETMHLGNATAANTVTNFLGTSFMLCLLGGFIADTFLGRYLTIAIFATVQATGVTILTISTIIPSLRPPKCTRDNATTCTPASGIQLIILYLALYLTALGTGGLKSSVSGFGSDQFDESDPEEKSQMTNFFNWFFFFINIGSLGSVTVLVYIQDNLGREWGYGICACAIVIGLVVFLSGTKRYRFKKLVGSPLTQIGAVFVVAWKKRHLDLPFDSSLLFEIDDAVEGLNNKKKKQKLPHSKQFRFLDRAAIKDPSVPEANKWNLATLTDVEEVKLVVRMLPIWATTIIFWTVYAQMTTFSVSQATTMDRHIGTFQIPPASLTVFFVGSILLTVPIYDKIIAPIARKVLKNPQGLTPLQRIGVGLVLSIIAMIAAALTEIKRLRSASSHGLTNDPSAQIPMSVFWLIPQFLLVGAGEAFTYIGQLDFFLRECPKGMKTMSTGGMCTRTRDLRMKGLN from the exons ATGTCCCTCCCTGTAACACAAGGGAAAACCCTCCCTGATGCCTGGGACTACAGGGGCAAGCCGACCGAGCGGTCCAAGTCCGGTGGCTGGACCAGTGCAGCTATGATTCTAG GTGGCGAGGCATGTGAGAGGCTAACAACGTTAGGTATAGCTGTTAATTTGGTGACGTATTTAACTGAGACTATGCATTTAGGGAATGCTACCGCAGCCAACACAGTGACCAACTTCCTCGGCACCTCTTTCATGTTGTGTCTACTCGGTGGCTTCATCGCGGATACTTTTCTTGGCAG ATATCTCACCATCGCAATCTTCGCCACCGTTCAGGCAACT GGCGTCACCATATTGACCATCTCAACCATAATCCCAAGCCTAAGGCCTCCTAAATGTACCAGGGACAACGCAACAACTTGCACCCCAGCAAGCGGTATACAACTCATTATTCTCTACCTAGCTCTCTACCTGACCGCCCTTGGAACTGGGGGACTCAAATCAAGTGTCTCAGGGTTCGGGTCAGACCAGTTCGACGAGTCAGACCCTGAAGAGAAATCCCAGATGACAAACTTCTTCAATTGGTTctttttcttcataaacataGGCTCACTTGGTTCAGTCACCGTGCTGGTGTACATCCAAGACAATTTAGGACGTGAATGGGGCTACGGTATCTGTGCTTGTGCAATCGTGATAGGGTTGGTGGTGTTTCTATCGGGTACCAAGCGCTACCGTTTCAAGAAATTAGTGGGGAGCCCATTGACCCAAATTGGCGCAGTGTTTGTAGTTGCGTGGAAGAAGAGGCATTTGGATTTGCCATTTGATTCATCCCTGCTTTTCGAAATTGATGATGCAGTTGAAGGATTGAAtaacaagaagaagaagcaaaagtTGCCTCACAGTAAGCAGTTCCG TTTCTTGGATAGGGCAGCGATCAAGGACCCATCTGTGCCTGAGGCAAACAAGTGGAACTTAGCTACCTTAACAGATGTTGAAGAAGTGAAATTGGTGGTAAGGATGTTACCTATTTGGGCAACCACTATCATATTTTGGACCGTCTATGCCCAAATGACAACCTTTTCCGTGTCTCAAGCTACGACCATGGACCGTCACATTGGCACATTCCAGATCCCACCAGCGTCACTCACAGTTTTCTTCGTCGGCAGCATTCTTTTGACTGTCCCAATTTATGATAAAATCATTGCTCCGATTGCAAGGAAAGTGCTTAAAAACCCACAAGGGTTAACTCCTTTGCAAAGGATCGGGGTGGGTTTAGTATTATCCATTATAGCAATGATAGCTGCTGCACTAACGGAAATCAAGCGATTGAGGTCCGCAAGCTCACATGGACTTACAAATGATCCATCAGCTCAAATCCCAATGAGCGTGTTCTGGCTGATCCCCCAGTTTTTGCTAGTGGGGGCTGGGGAGGCCTTTACATACATAGGGCAGCTCGATTTTTTCTTGAGGGAATGTCCAAAAGGGATGAAAACAATGAGCACAG GTGGTATGTGTACAAGGACAAGAGACTTGCGGATGAAGGGATTGAATTAG